A DNA window from Actinomadura luzonensis contains the following coding sequences:
- the npdG gene encoding NADPH-dependent F420 reductase, whose protein sequence is MTDVDVSGLSIGILGGTGDQGKGLARRFALAGHPVLIGSRSAGRAQEAAGSIGAGARGEENAVVAAEADVVIVAVPYEGHKALLESLRAELAGKIVVDCVNPLGFDKRGAYALPVEEGSAAEQAASVLPDSRVVAAFHHVSAVVLMDPAVDKVDLDVLVLGDDREATDTVQALAAVIPGVRGVYGGRLRNAHQVEAFTANLISVNRRYKAHAGLRITDI, encoded by the coding sequence ATCGGCATCCTCGGCGGCACCGGCGACCAGGGCAAGGGGCTGGCGCGGCGGTTCGCGCTGGCCGGGCACCCGGTGCTCATCGGGTCGCGGAGCGCCGGGCGCGCCCAGGAGGCGGCCGGGTCCATCGGGGCGGGCGCGCGGGGCGAGGAGAACGCCGTCGTCGCCGCCGAGGCCGACGTGGTGATCGTGGCGGTGCCGTACGAGGGGCACAAGGCGCTGCTGGAGTCGCTGCGCGCCGAGCTGGCCGGCAAGATCGTGGTGGACTGCGTGAACCCGCTCGGCTTCGACAAGCGCGGCGCCTACGCGCTGCCCGTCGAGGAGGGCAGCGCCGCCGAGCAGGCCGCGTCCGTGCTGCCGGACAGCCGGGTGGTGGCGGCCTTCCACCACGTCTCCGCCGTCGTCCTCATGGACCCGGCCGTCGACAAGGTGGACCTCGACGTGCTGGTGCTCGGCGACGACCGCGAGGCGACCGACACCGTGCAGGCGCTGGCCGCGGTGATCCCCGGCGTGCGCGGCGTGTACGGCGGGCGGCTGCGCAACGCCCACCAGGTGGAGGCGTTCACCGCCAACCTCATCTCGGTCAACCGCCGCTACAAGGCGCACGCCGGGCTGCGGATCACCGACATCTGA
- a CDS encoding response regulator transcription factor yields MIRILLAEDMHMIRAALTALLRLEPDLEVAAEVTRGDEIVPAALRVRPDVAIVDIDLPVVDGITAAAELRERLPSCRILVLTALGRPGQVRRALAAGIEAFLVKDAPGDRLADAVRRTAAGLRVLDAELVSAAMEYGESPLTPREATVLRAAAGGASAEEIAARLHLSAGTVRNYLTGAITKTGARNKIDAIRVAEDAGWL; encoded by the coding sequence GTGATCAGGATCCTGCTGGCCGAGGACATGCACATGATCCGGGCCGCGCTCACCGCCCTGCTCCGGCTGGAGCCGGACCTCGAGGTCGCGGCGGAGGTGACCCGCGGCGACGAGATCGTCCCGGCCGCCCTGCGGGTCCGCCCCGACGTCGCGATCGTGGACATCGACCTGCCCGTCGTCGACGGCATCACCGCCGCGGCCGAGCTGCGCGAGCGCCTGCCGTCCTGCCGGATCCTCGTGCTCACCGCGCTCGGCCGGCCCGGCCAGGTGCGGCGCGCGCTGGCCGCCGGGATCGAGGCGTTCCTCGTCAAGGACGCGCCCGGCGACCGGCTGGCCGACGCCGTCCGCCGCACCGCGGCGGGGCTGCGGGTGCTGGACGCCGAGCTGGTGTCGGCGGCCATGGAGTACGGCGAGAGCCCGCTCACCCCCCGCGAGGCCACCGTGCTCAGGGCGGCCGCCGGCGGCGCCTCGGCCGAGGAGATCGCCGCCCGCCTGCACCTGTCGGCCGGCACCGTGCGCAACTACCTCACGGGTGCGATCACCAAGACCGGCGCCCGCAACAAGATCGACGCCATCCGGGTCGCCGAGGACGCCGGCTGGTTGTGA